A DNA window from Chlamydia felis Fe/C-56 contains the following coding sequences:
- a CDS encoding polymorphic outer membrane protein middle domain-containing protein, with protein sequence MPLSLRSSSFCFLACLCSSGWVSAQTINQAKLTPPLYDIGEAFHLTSNCFIEDTYGAKFPSSFLGSSTNFTIFGKKRSLTFSQCHAPVQNNASLISATETLTLTNLAKLVLNENVSTGQSGLISGKNISLTSSRSIVVTNNRTPYSPVVTTVTTPNNSTTVNCFFGSAIHTATSLDINKIRKQITFDSNSGNFGAALLNDTAATCSIQNNSATISFSQNFAACGGGAIYDGTISIKNNSGPITLSGNTAANGLLTTTPDPAKVIGAGCGGAICAPTKSVTFANNTGICNINYNLAEKDGGAIYATICDFSTRSPVYLSKNSAKENGGAICAKVLTVNANGPMMFFNNRAQKGGAIYVGSTVGDSTNPATSTLSLTSANGDMIFLGNTIDNRPGIRNSICVEGDGKITSLNAIGTSSLIFHDPIANKGPATTNPATLDTININTPGCSGSVKFSAETLTISEKLNPENATSVLFGKVVIGDGQLIVTNNATLNVLGLTAETGRLTLGSGAKIGLATVTGNQPTQENFVIKNLGFDAQSYLTPSYAAANVTTTNSKTITLEGSLNLASEDDAELYDNPLLHSSLSFPVATFVSNNNDPTKNNFSVGDLSIPEHYGYQGLWSSSWTPPPLAPTPDGGIPTGTNNRTLYVLWKPDPAYQAPYVLDPERRGELVSNTLWTSFLATQTFSEALQESLLCEEEGVLVSAKAIGSYIRHPSRNMHEGFKGRYGGYQASIGVHYPDDASLGLAFGQLYGQVKSSPYDAQSTERINVVSFFGKFPVATEKTLTNVSWEASYGYTVNLMKTNYQNPKTQHTRNSKGRWHNNTYYALVSVEHPFLTWCQLTRQFARDLDLSGFISAEFMGGWQNAFAETGALVRSFSRGRGHNISLPIGLTSDWQTPFKKAPSTLTLKIAYKPDVYRVTPHNVVTILANGERIPIKGAQLARNGFFLQLHDSVKLSEYATGFLDYVLDTKKSYASHRVITGLQGKF encoded by the coding sequence ATGCCTCTTTCTTTAAGGTCTTCTTCTTTTTGTTTTTTGGCTTGCTTATGCAGCTCGGGGTGGGTTTCTGCCCAAACCATAAATCAAGCTAAGCTTACGCCTCCTTTGTATGACATAGGAGAAGCTTTCCACCTTACTTCGAATTGTTTCATTGAAGATACCTACGGAGCTAAGTTCCCCTCATCTTTCTTAGGATCAAGCACGAACTTCACTATATTTGGGAAAAAGCGCTCCTTAACATTTTCGCAATGTCATGCCCCAGTACAAAATAATGCCTCATTAATCTCAGCAACAGAAACTCTAACATTAACAAACCTTGCCAAGCTTGTTCTTAATGAAAACGTCTCTACAGGACAAAGTGGACTTATCTCAGGGAAAAACATCTCCCTTACCTCTTCAAGGTCTATCGTAGTTACCAATAACAGAACTCCTTATTCTCCTGTGGTAACTACAGTCACAACTCCTAACAACTCAACTACGGTAAACTGTTTCTTTGGTTCTGCGATTCACACAGCAACAAGCTTAGATATTAACAAGATTCGCAAGCAGATTACCTTTGATAGTAACTCTGGGAACTTCGGAGCCGCTCTTCTTAATGACACAGCAGCGACATGTTCTATTCAGAATAACTCCGCTACCATTTCCTTCTCTCAAAATTTTGCGGCATGCGGTGGTGGAGCAATTTATGACGGGACAATCTCTATTAAGAATAACTCAGGACCTATTACTCTATCAGGAAATACCGCAGCAAATGGATTGTTAACTACAACTCCTGACCCTGCGAAAGTTATTGGAGCAGGTTGTGGAGGAGCAATTTGCGCACCAACAAAGTCTGTGACATTTGCTAACAATACAGGTATTTGCAATATCAATTATAACCTTGCTGAAAAAGATGGCGGGGCTATCTACGCAACAATATGCGACTTTTCCACGAGATCTCCTGTATATCTGAGTAAAAACTCTGCTAAAGAAAACGGTGGGGCAATTTGCGCCAAGGTCCTTACGGTAAATGCCAACGGTCCTATGATGTTCTTCAATAACAGAGCTCAAAAAGGTGGAGCTATTTATGTAGGTTCAACTGTTGGTGATTCTACAAATCCTGCTACATCTACGTTAAGCTTAACGTCAGCTAACGGAGATATGATCTTTCTAGGAAATACGATCGACAATCGCCCAGGGATACGTAATTCTATCTGTGTTGAGGGAGACGGTAAAATTACTTCTCTTAATGCTATAGGAACATCGAGTCTGATCTTTCATGATCCTATTGCAAATAAAGGACCAGCTACTACAAATCCAGCAACTTTAGATACAATCAATATCAATACTCCAGGGTGTTCGGGATCCGTAAAATTCTCTGCAGAAACTCTGACTATATCGGAAAAATTAAATCCCGAAAACGCTACGTCTGTGTTGTTTGGTAAAGTTGTGATTGGAGATGGTCAGCTTATTGTAACAAATAACGCGACTTTAAATGTCCTTGGATTAACAGCAGAAACAGGACGTCTAACTTTAGGTTCTGGAGCTAAAATTGGTTTGGCAACAGTCACTGGGAATCAACCTACTCAAGAAAACTTTGTCATTAAAAACCTTGGCTTTGACGCTCAATCCTACCTAACTCCTAGTTATGCTGCAGCAAATGTCACCACCACTAATAGCAAAACAATTACTTTAGAGGGTTCTTTAAATCTTGCTTCCGAAGATGATGCTGAGCTTTATGACAATCCCCTATTGCATAGCTCATTGTCATTCCCTGTGGCAACCTTTGTAAGTAATAACAATGATCCAACAAAAAATAACTTTTCAGTAGGGGATCTCAGCATACCTGAGCACTACGGCTATCAAGGTCTCTGGTCATCGTCCTGGACACCACCACCATTAGCTCCTACACCTGATGGCGGCATCCCTACAGGAACCAACAACCGTACTCTTTATGTCTTGTGGAAACCAGATCCTGCTTACCAAGCGCCGTATGTTTTAGATCCCGAACGTCGTGGAGAACTTGTCTCCAACACACTATGGACCTCCTTCTTAGCGACACAAACCTTCTCTGAAGCTTTACAAGAGTCCCTACTGTGTGAGGAAGAGGGAGTTCTTGTTTCTGCAAAAGCTATAGGAAGCTATATCCGTCATCCTTCACGAAACATGCATGAAGGCTTCAAGGGAAGATATGGAGGTTACCAAGCCTCTATTGGCGTCCATTATCCTGACGATGCTTCCCTAGGATTAGCTTTCGGTCAACTTTACGGCCAGGTAAAGAGCTCTCCTTATGATGCACAAAGCACAGAACGTATCAATGTAGTGTCTTTCTTTGGAAAATTCCCCGTAGCCACAGAAAAAACACTAACAAATGTTTCCTGGGAAGCCTCATATGGTTACACAGTCAACCTTATGAAAACAAATTACCAAAATCCCAAAACACAACACACACGAAATTCTAAAGGACGCTGGCATAATAACACCTACTATGCTTTGGTATCTGTAGAGCATCCGTTCTTAACTTGGTGCCAACTCACACGTCAATTTGCTCGTGACTTGGATCTTTCAGGATTTATCTCTGCCGAGTTTATGGGTGGCTGGCAAAATGCTTTCGCAGAAACGGGAGCCCTAGTACGAAGTTTCTCCAGAGGTCGCGGACACAACATCTCCCTACCTATAGGACTGACCTCAGATTGGCAAACACCATTTAAAAAAGCTCCTTCCACGCTCACATTGAAGATAGCTTATAAACCTGATGTTTATCGGGTAACTCCTCATAATGTAGTCACTATCCTTGCCAACGGTGAACGCATTCCTATAAAAGGAGCACAACTTGCCAGAAACGGATTTTTCCTACAGCTGCACGACAGTGTGAAACTATCCGAATATGCCACAGGATTCTTAGATTACGTCCTTGATACCAAAAAATCCTATGCAAGCCATCGTGTAATCACAGGATTGCAAGGAAAATTCTAA
- a CDS encoding autotransporter outer membrane beta-barrel domain-containing protein: protein MGSKITKYLTSISLTFALFGNLYADDEPQPPADQTTQEVKIKTDRKGDFVANILWQNTYATTSGMNASRISLESLCDTSVYFDLEGGALGLCLNQHNMEEKSGFHMDGSGYYAGISCGSPSLYKIGVKFVSQHTNAKAHLGHDEVATDYLSLGGFWEVHGFKGRLIVVGNYLYTHGFHNLNHTHRQLIGACHASFESQTVGSALSFYFPLKARTNNRLTVIPFFRYQAFASKQNDFKEKGARVRSFVTPDSLVDISVPFGLHNKLAFHGYFPSLWELEVSYKPTLLRQKHLVGSVLVADDGTWISSPTEVCYHAFSINLKNETQVFKHLHINFDYQCDASSSTCSHYILAGGKLVF, encoded by the coding sequence ATGGGATCTAAAATCACAAAATACTTAACATCTATAAGTCTTACCTTTGCATTATTTGGCAATTTATATGCTGATGATGAACCACAACCTCCTGCAGATCAAACAACTCAAGAAGTTAAAATAAAAACAGACCGCAAGGGAGATTTTGTTGCAAATATCTTATGGCAAAACACCTATGCAACAACATCTGGAATGAATGCCTCTAGAATCTCTCTAGAATCTCTATGCGATACATCTGTGTATTTCGATCTTGAAGGCGGAGCTTTAGGTCTCTGTCTCAACCAACACAATATGGAAGAAAAATCAGGATTCCATATGGACGGTTCGGGGTACTATGCAGGAATTTCCTGTGGCTCTCCCTCCCTTTACAAAATTGGTGTTAAGTTTGTCTCTCAACATACAAATGCTAAGGCTCATCTTGGTCATGACGAAGTAGCAACCGATTACCTATCTCTAGGGGGATTCTGGGAAGTGCATGGCTTTAAAGGAAGGCTCATCGTAGTAGGAAACTACCTCTATACTCACGGCTTTCATAACCTAAACCACACACATCGTCAGCTCATAGGAGCTTGTCATGCTTCTTTCGAAAGCCAAACAGTAGGCAGTGCTCTGTCCTTTTACTTCCCTCTCAAAGCCAGAACAAATAACCGCCTGACCGTCATCCCATTTTTCCGCTATCAAGCCTTTGCCTCTAAACAAAACGACTTTAAGGAAAAAGGAGCCCGTGTGCGCTCTTTTGTAACACCTGATAGTCTTGTGGATATTAGCGTGCCTTTTGGATTACATAATAAGTTAGCTTTTCATGGATACTTCCCATCACTCTGGGAATTAGAGGTTTCCTATAAACCTACACTCCTACGCCAAAAACATTTAGTAGGCTCTGTATTGGTTGCCGATGATGGTACTTGGATTTCTTCTCCAACAGAGGTCTGTTATCACGCCTTTTCTATAAATCTAAAAAATGAAACTCAAGTATTCAAACACCTACATATCAACTTTGATTATCAATGCGACGCATCTTCATCGACATGCAGTCATTACATATTGGCAGGTGGAAAACTCGTTTTCTAA
- a CDS encoding Pmp family polymorphic membrane protein autotransporter adhesin, with product MLPKSLCYSFVGFLCASHVLSYGKEHWISPLDIPIQLPKIPTDFTTPESSDTPCGLTHNPRHDFVLIRDKQTKTFTYQSNADNGGAVTCKSFNLTKNKKPIFFGENKTARNGGAIFSTENVAIEKNFRVIFYQNSAISPGSSNQNNLGGAISATNFVASFNDNEVNFTSNIAIQSGGAIYSSGSCRLCDNSASLLFDNNQTVNMNGGGGAIHAPTLELSNNTGTIHFINNQSSAGGAIFTQRSTRITENHAPILFFCNSAYGTTDRGNGGVISSPSIVIENNTQPIVFARNSAPHAGGALAYTHLTIQNNGPIYFLNNTSSWGAVCRALENGSTTISADYGDIIFNNNVTRDRSGETRSSMFFHENHSLSLGATSKHKVCLFGIIHSPSSFTINPEAKHTGAVVFSAKHIPHNLVNNLRCIQTDYPNTLAIQHGTLSIESGARLAAYKLTMEQDTHLCLGNNAVIRTLQKSNSAKDSNLQIKNIAILLPEILQDNVQTPKIWIYPESNNTENTLAKISLSGTLSLWDENYSDPYDSIDLSAPMNKVPLLYLSETNANKITTDQFDIASINAGKHYGHQGTWSPYWEEFSTQTKTNPVEAVNTKHRYLYADWRPSGYSVNPQHRNDLLPNTLWQTAFLASSIARPPPPRGRENPYIAAYWEAA from the coding sequence ATGCTTCCGAAGTCTTTGTGTTATTCTTTTGTCGGATTCTTATGTGCTAGTCATGTTCTTTCCTATGGAAAAGAGCACTGGATATCTCCACTAGATATTCCCATACAATTGCCCAAGATTCCTACAGATTTTACAACCCCGGAATCTTCAGATACCCCATGTGGGTTAACACATAATCCCAGACATGATTTCGTTCTAATCCGGGATAAACAAACAAAAACATTTACATACCAATCAAACGCTGACAACGGCGGAGCGGTTACCTGTAAATCTTTTAATCTTACTAAAAATAAGAAACCAATTTTTTTCGGAGAAAATAAAACCGCTCGAAACGGTGGGGCCATTTTTTCTACAGAAAATGTCGCGATAGAGAAAAACTTTCGCGTGATTTTTTATCAAAATAGTGCCATTAGCCCAGGCTCTTCCAATCAAAACAATCTGGGAGGAGCTATCTCTGCAACAAACTTTGTAGCCTCTTTCAATGATAACGAAGTAAATTTCACTTCTAATATAGCTATACAATCTGGTGGAGCGATCTACTCCTCAGGCTCTTGCAGGCTCTGCGATAATTCTGCCTCTCTACTCTTTGACAATAATCAAACGGTTAACATGAATGGTGGTGGTGGAGCCATTCACGCACCCACCCTTGAACTTTCAAATAATACAGGGACAATCCACTTTATCAACAATCAAAGCTCTGCAGGGGGGGCAATTTTTACCCAAAGATCTACACGTATTACCGAGAATCACGCTCCTATCTTGTTTTTCTGCAACTCGGCTTATGGTACTACAGACAGAGGAAACGGTGGCGTCATTAGTAGTCCCTCCATCGTTATAGAAAATAATACCCAACCCATTGTATTTGCTAGAAACTCTGCCCCCCACGCTGGTGGAGCCCTGGCCTATACTCACTTAACCATACAAAACAACGGGCCTATCTATTTTTTAAATAATACCTCGAGTTGGGGCGCCGTTTGTCGCGCACTAGAAAATGGCTCCACAACGATTTCTGCTGATTACGGAGACATAATTTTCAATAATAATGTTACTAGAGACCGGAGCGGAGAAACACGGTCTTCTATGTTTTTTCACGAAAATCACTCTCTATCTCTCGGGGCAACCTCTAAACACAAAGTCTGCCTGTTTGGCATCATACACTCCCCCAGTTCCTTTACGATTAATCCCGAAGCCAAACATACGGGTGCTGTTGTATTTTCAGCAAAACACATCCCGCATAATTTAGTTAACAATCTTAGATGTATCCAAACTGACTATCCCAATACTCTTGCTATTCAACACGGCACTCTATCTATAGAAAGTGGAGCGCGTCTCGCAGCATATAAACTGACTATGGAGCAAGATACACACCTGTGCTTAGGAAACAATGCTGTTATTAGAACTCTACAAAAAAGTAATTCCGCTAAAGATAGTAACTTACAAATCAAAAACATAGCCATTCTTCTGCCGGAAATATTACAGGACAATGTTCAAACGCCCAAAATCTGGATCTATCCCGAAAGCAATAATACAGAAAATACCCTGGCTAAAATTTCCCTATCCGGCACTCTATCTCTATGGGATGAAAACTATAGCGATCCCTATGACAGTATAGACCTATCCGCCCCTATGAATAAAGTGCCTCTGCTATATCTTTCTGAAACAAACGCAAATAAAATTACTACAGATCAGTTCGATATCGCATCCATCAATGCGGGGAAACATTATGGACATCAAGGAACCTGGTCTCCCTATTGGGAAGAGTTCTCAACACAAACAAAAACAAATCCGGTAGAGGCTGTTAACACCAAACACCGCTACCTCTATGCTGACTGGAGACCCTCAGGATACAGTGTCAATCCCCAACACCGCAATGACCTCCTCCCCAATACTCTCTGGCAAACTGCTTTCCTCGCTTCATCAATAGCAAGGCCCCCCCCCCCAAGGGGGAGGGAAAACCCCTACATAGCGGCTTACTGGGAAGCGGCTTAG
- a CDS encoding autotransporter outer membrane beta-barrel domain-containing protein encodes MGSGLGFHTHQKSKQDLHGFSSRAFGYSTQSLLSSETHHLISLSFAQVLGKIKELKSQNKVSSHNYSLGLALQFPWLDENFITSASLGYCYGAHHMTSFYPQNKKSETHFRNQALSASLACCFPEMFSFFGLYLTPFIQANAVRAEQSKVQETGDFSRKASNQHPLINVTLPVGMHTTWHSETKLPNIWEVQLAYQPAIYRQNPKVLMTLVQSNGSWTTSGTPVARHALHAEGKNSVYLFKHMLVFLDYQVDLASSTITHYVNCGSEIAF; translated from the coding sequence CTGGGAAGCGGCTTAGGTTTCCACACGCATCAAAAAAGTAAACAGGACCTCCACGGATTCTCTTCCAGAGCTTTCGGATACAGCACGCAAAGCCTACTTTCTTCAGAAACTCACCACCTCATCTCGCTATCCTTCGCTCAAGTACTAGGAAAAATCAAAGAACTTAAATCCCAAAACAAAGTTTCGTCCCACAACTATTCCCTCGGATTAGCTTTGCAATTCCCTTGGCTAGATGAAAACTTCATAACTTCAGCCTCCTTAGGTTACTGTTACGGAGCTCATCACATGACAAGCTTCTATCCCCAAAATAAAAAATCAGAAACTCATTTTAGAAACCAGGCTCTTAGCGCTTCCTTAGCGTGTTGTTTCCCAGAAATGTTCTCTTTCTTCGGACTCTACCTGACACCTTTCATACAAGCTAATGCCGTACGCGCTGAACAATCCAAAGTTCAAGAAACTGGGGATTTCTCCAGAAAAGCCTCTAACCAACACCCATTAATTAATGTGACTCTACCCGTGGGCATGCACACGACATGGCACTCAGAAACTAAATTACCCAACATTTGGGAAGTACAACTAGCTTACCAACCTGCCATATACAGACAAAACCCCAAAGTGCTGATGACACTAGTGCAAAGCAATGGGTCCTGGACAACTTCAGGAACCCCAGTAGCTAGACACGCCTTGCATGCAGAAGGAAAAAACTCTGTGTATCTATTCAAACATATGCTCGTCTTCTTAGATTACCAAGTAGATCTAGCCTCTTCAACCATAACACACTATGTAAACTGCGGAAGTGAAATTGCCTTTTAA
- a CDS encoding polymorphic outer membrane protein middle domain-containing protein, whose amino-acid sequence MKHKFTFSFFLSVAWLTYFHSSEARDIPFLLPTPSIDSFLTSSSINTLGEQTNLQGQIQSNSINMTLKDYKDIYALFQISSNGEKRCRYNILSLEATQGPIVFIGNSTSNTGGAIYADTRLKITDSQEIILFANNLARASFVRNIFDYPIFSGAVYARYVDITHNKQPVYFVKNIAASEGGAIFTSIDVLLADNQSACFFCDNAVTLTDQNRCKGGALRLERFNCLNNRGSVVFANNLAGEGGGISAIHHCSFSGNLGNIIFKNNKALRRSGGAMHSPTITLENNPGIISFHNNSSAVQGGACLCTNFTLRNNNHVYFTNNSSPQGGALFTNSNSQVRISADKGHVIFNNNCLLDTNREYRNSITLGNNANVQFGAKKNFCVLFYDPIQHENSTTHNLIINPSTEDLGCVVFSGAKVNGSPKTENNLFSRTNNATESNLFSRSKNTIELQNGVLAIEDQAGVSTYKFQQTGGTLCLGNGGTLAAREKAANAKDAALTINNLGIILPQQLQHNAQAPKIWVYPSANNNTFTENTQATVTLSGNLTLTNEEGDNPYDDVDLSKNTQRVPLLYLCDNTDKKINITNLNIEAINAQSHYGHQGIWSPYWEEHTTQTNPASALTANTSHKTLYADWTSTGYIPNPKYQTALVANVLWETVYTMLSGILPPEHSDQITNIYGKALGIIANQRSHAKKPGFRMQSRGYSVGTSAKTQTHHKISFGFVQSFAHLKEKGSENKAASKNYLGTLQFHIPWLYDRILTSASLAYNYAPHEIKHIATDQTSQGTFSSHTWGLSITHAFPFTHPYITLIPFIEAHAIKASLTSFKETGKFPRKFATKSALYNLSMPLGITGQWHNTFHLPTTWNLKIAYQPVVYRHYPKILTTLLASNGSWLSSGTPVDRHSFSLRVANSVWLFSKLQMSFAYQGDLSSSTFCNYLKAGSTLAF is encoded by the coding sequence ATGAAACATAAGTTTACTTTTAGCTTCTTTCTCTCAGTAGCGTGGCTAACTTATTTCCACTCTAGCGAGGCACGGGATATTCCTTTCTTGCTCCCCACACCTTCCATAGATTCTTTTCTCACCTCTAGTTCGATCAATACCCTTGGAGAACAAACAAATTTACAGGGACAGATTCAGTCTAACTCTATAAATATGACTTTGAAAGATTACAAAGATATCTATGCTTTATTCCAGATCTCTTCTAACGGAGAAAAAAGATGCAGATATAATATTCTATCTCTGGAAGCTACTCAAGGACCTATTGTCTTTATTGGCAATAGTACGAGTAACACAGGGGGAGCTATTTACGCTGATACCAGATTAAAAATCACAGACAGCCAGGAAATTATCCTTTTTGCTAACAATCTCGCAAGAGCTTCGTTCGTAAGGAACATATTTGACTATCCAATTTTTTCTGGGGCCGTATATGCCCGCTATGTCGATATTACACACAACAAACAGCCCGTGTACTTTGTGAAAAATATTGCCGCTTCTGAAGGCGGGGCTATTTTCACTTCTATCGATGTTCTTTTAGCAGATAATCAATCCGCATGCTTTTTTTGCGATAATGCAGTTACCCTGACCGACCAGAATAGATGTAAAGGCGGGGCTCTACGACTGGAACGATTCAACTGCCTGAATAACCGCGGCTCTGTCGTATTCGCCAACAATCTAGCGGGAGAGGGTGGAGGAATTTCTGCAATCCATCACTGCTCATTCTCAGGAAATCTGGGCAACATTATCTTCAAAAATAACAAAGCCCTGCGTCGTAGTGGAGGAGCTATGCACTCCCCAACGATCACCTTAGAAAATAATCCAGGAATTATCTCCTTCCATAATAATTCATCGGCTGTTCAGGGCGGAGCTTGCCTATGCACTAACTTTACCCTGCGCAACAATAATCACGTCTACTTCACAAACAATTCTTCTCCACAAGGGGGGGCCCTATTTACAAATAGCAACTCCCAAGTCAGAATCTCGGCAGATAAAGGGCATGTGATTTTTAATAATAATTGCCTACTAGATACCAATAGAGAATACAGAAACTCTATCACCCTAGGAAATAACGCCAATGTGCAATTTGGCGCAAAAAAGAATTTTTGCGTTCTTTTCTATGACCCTATACAGCATGAAAATTCTACAACCCATAACCTAATCATTAATCCCAGTACGGAAGATTTAGGCTGCGTAGTCTTTTCTGGAGCCAAAGTAAATGGCTCCCCAAAAACTGAAAATAATCTTTTCTCAAGAACGAATAATGCTACTGAGAGCAACCTTTTCTCCAGATCAAAAAATACTATAGAACTACAAAACGGAGTCCTCGCTATTGAAGATCAAGCCGGTGTCTCTACCTATAAGTTTCAACAGACAGGAGGAACCTTATGTTTAGGAAACGGAGGAACTCTAGCAGCAAGAGAAAAAGCCGCTAATGCAAAAGATGCCGCTCTTACAATAAATAACTTGGGAATTATCCTCCCTCAACAACTTCAACACAATGCTCAAGCTCCGAAAATCTGGGTCTATCCTTCCGCAAACAACAATACTTTCACAGAAAATACTCAAGCAACTGTGACCCTATCCGGAAATCTCACTCTAACTAATGAAGAAGGAGACAACCCTTACGATGATGTCGATCTTTCCAAAAATACGCAACGAGTTCCTCTACTCTATCTTTGCGATAATACCGACAAGAAAATTAACATCACTAATTTGAATATTGAGGCTATAAATGCGCAGTCGCATTACGGCCATCAGGGCATCTGGTCCCCCTACTGGGAAGAACACACGACACAAACAAATCCGGCTTCTGCTCTAACAGCAAATACATCGCATAAAACTCTCTATGCCGACTGGACTTCAACGGGATACATTCCCAACCCTAAATACCAAACGGCTCTTGTAGCTAACGTCCTCTGGGAAACAGTATATACTATGTTATCAGGAATACTTCCTCCTGAACACAGTGATCAAATAACAAATATTTATGGAAAGGCTTTAGGGATCATCGCTAATCAACGCTCGCATGCAAAAAAACCGGGATTTCGTATGCAATCCCGAGGGTATTCTGTAGGAACCTCAGCAAAAACACAAACGCATCACAAAATATCCTTCGGATTCGTTCAGTCTTTTGCCCACCTCAAAGAAAAAGGATCAGAAAACAAGGCCGCTTCTAAAAACTATCTAGGAACCTTACAATTCCATATCCCCTGGCTTTATGATCGCATCCTAACCTCAGCTTCCCTAGCTTACAACTATGCTCCTCACGAAATAAAACACATAGCTACTGACCAAACCTCTCAAGGTACTTTCTCTAGTCATACTTGGGGACTCTCCATCACTCATGCCTTCCCTTTCACCCATCCCTACATAACTTTGATTCCATTCATAGAAGCTCATGCAATAAAGGCCTCTCTAACCAGTTTTAAAGAAACAGGAAAATTCCCCAGAAAATTTGCTACAAAGAGCGCTTTGTATAACCTCTCCATGCCCTTAGGAATTACAGGGCAGTGGCATAATACATTCCATCTCCCTACAACCTGGAATCTAAAAATCGCTTACCAACCTGTGGTCTACAGACACTACCCTAAAATCTTAACAACATTACTCGCCAGCAATGGCAGTTGGCTATCTTCGGGAACACCGGTAGATAGACATTCCTTCTCCTTAAGAGTAGCCAACTCCGTATGGCTGTTTTCTAAGTTGCAAATGTCATTTGCTTATCAGGGAGATCTTTCTTCTTCTACTTTCTGTAATTATCTAAAAGCTGGGAGCACATTAGCATTTTAA